The Pontibacter pudoricolor genome contains a region encoding:
- a CDS encoding alpha/beta hydrolase family protein has translation MNLYKTKTAGIALLGLLLLGGSPAPTAFAQGAQDLNISYQRPPQTIADIIDAPATPSVSINSKGDLMLLLERPGYPSIEELAQPESRLAGLRINPATNGQSRASSISNIKIKQVNGGQESQIKGLPQNARLSYITWSPDEKYIAFTNTVANGIELWIADISTKQAKKLTNATINDAHRGSPFEWTSDSKTLVVKFVDENRGEMPKPSLAPAGPTIQQNIGKVKPSRTYQDLLKNRYDEQLFDYYMQTQLKLVTVDGQQQAIGKAGVVKGFEVSPDGQYLLVETMQKPYSYLVPSYNFPYNVEVWSRDGKVVKQLAQLPLAEDIPIAFDAVAKGPRNYSWRPDKPATLYWAEAQDGGDANKEVAVRDIVYTLDAPFTTKPAKLATTKYRYRGIQWGENLALVNERWWKTRAERVSTVDPAKPGKATVLIERSYEDGYNDPGSPVFTKNKYGRSVLLTDKKGQNIYMISEGGSPEGNRPFLSEFNLKSKKAKILFRSEAPYYERPVDIINLDKKQIITRRESEKDAPNYFVRDLGKKQLTQVTTFPHPTPQLEGVQKEMLQYERNDGVKLNAVLYLPKDYKKGDAPLPMLMWAYPREFKNAATAGQVKSSPYEFTRISSGSPLFWVTQGYAVLDRTDIPIVGEGSAQPNDTYNEQLVASAKAAIDKVVSMGVVDPKRVAVGGHSYGAFMTANLLAHSDLFAAGIARSGAYNRTLTPFGFQQEERSYWEAPEVYHRMSPFSFADKVKTPILLIHGEADNNSGTFPVQSERFYNALKGHGATTRLVFLPHESHGYAAKESILHMLWEMDTWLNTYVKNRPVQ, from the coding sequence ATGAACCTTTACAAAACCAAAACTGCAGGTATAGCCCTGCTGGGGCTGTTGCTGTTAGGAGGCTCGCCTGCACCCACCGCCTTTGCGCAGGGGGCACAGGACCTGAACATCTCTTACCAACGCCCGCCGCAAACTATAGCCGACATTATCGATGCACCGGCCACGCCATCGGTAAGCATCAACTCAAAAGGCGACCTGATGTTGCTGCTGGAGCGCCCGGGCTACCCGAGCATTGAAGAACTGGCACAACCGGAAAGCCGCCTGGCCGGTCTGCGCATTAACCCTGCTACCAACGGGCAGAGTCGCGCGTCGTCTATCAGCAACATTAAAATAAAACAGGTAAACGGAGGCCAGGAAAGCCAGATAAAAGGTTTGCCACAAAATGCACGGCTGTCTTACATTACCTGGTCGCCGGATGAAAAATATATCGCCTTTACAAACACTGTTGCCAACGGTATCGAACTATGGATTGCCGATATCAGCACAAAACAGGCGAAAAAGCTGACGAATGCAACTATAAACGATGCCCACAGAGGCAGCCCATTCGAGTGGACCTCGGATAGCAAGACGCTGGTAGTAAAGTTTGTAGATGAAAACCGCGGCGAAATGCCAAAACCTTCCCTGGCTCCGGCGGGTCCGACCATCCAGCAAAACATTGGTAAAGTAAAGCCATCGCGCACGTACCAGGACTTGCTTAAAAACCGCTACGACGAGCAGCTGTTCGACTACTACATGCAGACGCAACTGAAGCTGGTAACAGTAGACGGACAACAGCAAGCTATAGGAAAAGCTGGCGTGGTAAAAGGTTTTGAAGTGTCGCCGGATGGTCAGTATCTGTTGGTTGAAACGATGCAGAAACCATACTCTTACCTAGTGCCGTCTTACAACTTTCCGTACAACGTAGAAGTTTGGAGCCGCGATGGTAAAGTAGTGAAGCAGCTGGCACAACTGCCGCTGGCCGAAGACATTCCGATTGCGTTTGATGCCGTAGCCAAAGGACCACGCAACTATAGCTGGCGCCCTGATAAGCCTGCTACGCTGTACTGGGCAGAAGCGCAGGATGGCGGCGACGCGAACAAAGAAGTAGCCGTACGCGATATAGTTTATACCCTGGATGCACCTTTTACTACCAAGCCGGCTAAGCTGGCTACAACCAAGTACAGATACAGAGGGATACAGTGGGGCGAAAACCTGGCGCTGGTAAACGAGCGCTGGTGGAAAACCCGTGCAGAACGTGTAAGTACAGTTGACCCTGCAAAGCCCGGAAAAGCTACCGTTCTGATCGAGCGCTCTTACGAAGATGGTTATAATGACCCGGGTTCGCCTGTTTTCACTAAAAATAAGTATGGCCGCAGCGTGCTGCTAACCGATAAAAAGGGCCAGAACATTTACATGATCTCGGAAGGTGGATCTCCGGAAGGTAACCGCCCGTTCCTGAGCGAATTTAACCTGAAATCTAAGAAGGCAAAGATATTGTTCCGTTCTGAAGCGCCGTACTATGAGCGCCCGGTAGATATCATTAACCTGGATAAAAAGCAGATCATCACCAGAAGAGAATCTGAAAAAGATGCACCTAACTATTTTGTGCGCGATCTGGGCAAAAAGCAACTGACGCAGGTAACTACCTTCCCGCACCCAACTCCGCAACTGGAAGGTGTGCAGAAAGAAATGCTGCAGTACGAGCGTAACGATGGTGTAAAACTGAACGCTGTTTTATACCTGCCGAAAGATTACAAGAAAGGCGACGCACCGCTTCCAATGCTGATGTGGGCTTACCCGCGCGAGTTTAAGAATGCGGCAACTGCCGGTCAGGTGAAAAGCTCTCCTTACGAGTTTACCCGTATCAGCTCCGGTTCGCCGTTGTTCTGGGTAACACAGGGCTATGCTGTGCTGGACAGAACCGATATTCCGATTGTAGGAGAAGGCAGTGCACAGCCAAACGACACGTATAACGAACAGCTGGTAGCAAGCGCTAAAGCTGCTATCGACAAAGTAGTAAGTATGGGGGTGGTTGACCCGAAGCGTGTTGCAGTTGGTGGTCACTCGTATGGCGCTTTTATGACGGCTAACTTACTGGCCCACTCTGATCTGTTTGCAGCGGGTATTGCCCGTAGCGGTGCGTACAACCGTACCTTAACGCCTTTTGGTTTCCAGCAGGAGGAACGTTCTTACTGGGAAGCTCCGGAAGTATACCACAGAATGTCGCCATTCTCGTTTGCAGATAAAGTAAAAACTCCGATCCTGCTCATTCACGGTGAAGCCGATAATAACTCAGGTACTTTCCCGGTACAGAGCGAGCGTTTTTACAATGCGCTGAAGGGTCACGGAGCTACCACGCGTTTAGTGTTCCTGCCGCACGAAAGCCATGGCTATGCTGCCAAGGAATCTATCCTGCACATGTTATGGGAAATGGATACCTGGCTGAACACCTATGTAAAGAACAGACCAGTACAATAA
- a CDS encoding (2Fe-2S) ferredoxin domain-containing protein produces MSKNFQTPEKVIYVCTGSKCKKKGGKENGKALRELIKLMGLKGRVEVVKTECTDRCDFAPVMCFQPDNYWMHHTTEQQALQAFKDHILDKPDTPNT; encoded by the coding sequence ATGAGCAAAAACTTCCAGACACCCGAGAAAGTGATTTATGTTTGCACCGGCAGCAAATGCAAAAAGAAAGGCGGCAAAGAAAACGGTAAGGCATTGCGGGAACTGATTAAACTCATGGGCCTGAAGGGGCGCGTGGAAGTAGTGAAGACCGAATGTACCGACCGCTGCGATTTCGCTCCTGTTATGTGTTTTCAGCCGGATAACTACTGGATGCACCACACTACCGAGCAGCAGGCTTTGCAGGCATTTAAAGATCACATACTGGATAAACCAGATACTCCCAACACATAA
- a CDS encoding ferritin, with translation MKDLLRLRTSLTEEIEKVLNEQIKMEADASAMYLSMSAWCDRNGFDFSAGYFKEQSDEEREHMLRLFKYVSDMGGRAVSPDVTNIQIEFESLRSVFEQALQQEIAVTQAFNRMADRCQKSKDYVTFTFLQWFLKEQIEEEYVARRALELFEVIGEEGTGLYEIDKRVPKIKYEDTY, from the coding sequence ATGAAGGATTTATTGAGACTTAGAACATCCCTTACAGAGGAGATTGAAAAAGTACTGAACGAACAGATAAAAATGGAGGCAGACGCCTCTGCGATGTACCTGTCGATGAGCGCCTGGTGCGACCGCAATGGCTTTGATTTTAGTGCCGGTTATTTTAAAGAACAATCGGATGAGGAGCGGGAGCACATGCTGCGTTTATTTAAGTATGTGTCTGATATGGGTGGCCGTGCTGTGTCGCCGGATGTAACGAATATACAGATTGAGTTCGAATCGCTGAGAAGTGTATTTGAGCAGGCCCTGCAGCAGGAAATAGCCGTGACCCAGGCGTTTAACCGTATGGCCGACCGTTGCCAGAAATCAAAGGACTATGTTACATTTACGTTCCTGCAATGGTTCCTGAAAGAGCAGATCGAAGAAGAATATGTGGCGCGTCGTGCCCTTGAGCTATTTGAAGTAATAGGCGAGGAAGGTACCGGCCTTTATGAAATTGATAAGCGCGTGCCGAAGATAAAGTACGAAGATACGTATTAG
- a CDS encoding cupin domain-containing protein, with protein MSTIEKINLSDKFKQIPDFWNPRIAGELNGQQVKLAKFKGEFDWHNHEHEDEFFLVVRGSFEMHLRDKVITLNPGEFIVIPRGVEHKPVAPVEAEVLLFEPASTINTGNLENSDRTRTDLERL; from the coding sequence ATGAGCACAATAGAAAAGATAAACCTCTCAGACAAGTTTAAGCAAATACCTGACTTCTGGAACCCGCGTATTGCCGGAGAATTAAACGGGCAGCAGGTAAAGCTGGCAAAGTTCAAAGGCGAATTCGACTGGCACAATCACGAACACGAAGATGAGTTTTTCCTGGTTGTGCGTGGCAGTTTTGAAATGCATCTCCGCGATAAGGTAATTACTCTTAATCCGGGAGAGTTTATAGTTATACCCCGCGGCGTAGAGCATAAACCTGTTGCGCCAGTAGAAGCAGAAGTCTTATTGTTTGAGCCTGCCTCCACCATCAACACCGGAAATTTAGAGAACAGTGATCGCACCCGGACAGATTTAGAAAGGCTGTAG
- a CDS encoding LytR/AlgR family response regulator transcription factor has product MKIRCLIVDDEPLALDVLETYISRLDNLELVCRCNNAVEAYNCLQTTQVDLMFLDIQMPKLTGIDFLKSLPNPPKVIFTTAYRDYAVEGYELNAVDYLLKPISFDRFLKAIAKITPQENKPAITINPTEPDYKEAFIYLKADKKMVKVMLSDILYIESLKDYIRVKTETREIISYQKISFLEEKLPADKFLRIHRSFIIALDKVQAFSATTVDLGKNEIPIGRLYKNEVLQILGKNNLLEA; this is encoded by the coding sequence ATGAAGATTAGATGCCTGATAGTGGACGATGAACCGCTGGCCCTGGATGTGCTGGAAACCTACATCAGCCGCCTGGATAACCTGGAACTGGTGTGCCGCTGCAACAACGCCGTGGAAGCTTACAATTGCCTGCAAACTACGCAGGTAGATCTGATGTTCCTGGATATACAAATGCCCAAGCTAACAGGTATTGATTTTCTGAAGTCGCTGCCCAACCCGCCAAAGGTTATTTTTACCACCGCGTACCGCGACTATGCCGTGGAAGGGTACGAACTGAACGCTGTAGATTACCTGCTAAAACCGATCTCTTTCGACCGTTTCCTGAAAGCAATTGCCAAAATAACACCACAGGAGAACAAGCCAGCTATAACTATAAACCCGACGGAGCCGGACTATAAGGAAGCCTTTATTTACCTGAAAGCCGACAAGAAAATGGTGAAGGTGATGCTGTCTGATATTCTCTACATCGAGAGCCTGAAGGATTATATCCGCGTTAAGACCGAAACCAGGGAGATCATCTCGTACCAGAAGATCAGTTTCCTGGAAGAAAAACTGCCAGCCGACAAGTTCCTGCGCATTCATCGTTCCTTCATCATCGCTTTAGATAAAGTACAGGCCTTTTCTGCCACAACCGTAGACCTTGGCAAAAACGAAATACCAATTGGCCGCCTCTACAAAAACGAAGTGCTACAGATACTGGGCAAAAATAACCTGCTGGAGGCGTAG
- a CDS encoding sensor histidine kinase, with amino-acid sequence MEVKLSTESVASTGTWNLPDFRSLLQHQVLLHLMFWVIYVVFFGLLYGSYIDDYYNAFMVELVELPFKMALVYFNMYYLMPKFLLKKRYLEFGVYLLLLTGAIAGLMQYVLLPFLIHPVFCPTTCTLDNLTLYRFIKNIVNINYLVVISATVVLLRNWYQHQRSARTLSQDKLEAELKFLKGQIHPHFLFNTLNSLYSLTLKKSDNAPEMVLKLSGLMDYMLYDANAAKVPLEKELNYIHNYIDLEKMRYGSRVDISFTESGTILGTNIAPMMLLPFVENAFKHGVSTETENAWVRIDVKVQHGKLSLRVENCKHGEKAERTAKEMASGIGLKNVQRRLELLYKDAYSLEIEDEPDVYAVHLELDLSDRTHED; translated from the coding sequence ATGGAAGTAAAGTTGAGTACAGAAAGTGTAGCAAGTACCGGAACCTGGAATCTGCCTGACTTCAGGAGTTTACTGCAACACCAGGTACTGTTGCACCTTATGTTTTGGGTAATTTATGTGGTTTTCTTCGGCTTGCTGTATGGCAGTTATATAGATGATTACTACAACGCCTTTATGGTGGAGCTGGTGGAGCTTCCGTTTAAAATGGCGCTGGTATACTTTAACATGTATTACCTGATGCCTAAGTTCCTTCTCAAAAAGCGCTACCTGGAGTTTGGTGTGTACCTGCTGTTGCTGACCGGCGCCATTGCCGGGCTGATGCAATACGTGCTGTTGCCATTCCTGATACACCCGGTTTTTTGCCCTACCACCTGCACCCTGGATAACCTGACGCTTTACCGTTTTATAAAGAACATTGTAAACATAAACTACCTGGTCGTTATTTCGGCCACTGTGGTGCTGCTGCGCAACTGGTACCAGCATCAGCGATCCGCACGTACCCTGTCGCAGGATAAGCTGGAAGCCGAGCTTAAATTCCTGAAGGGACAGATACATCCGCACTTCCTGTTCAATACACTTAACAGCCTGTATTCGCTCACGCTTAAAAAATCTGATAACGCCCCTGAAATGGTTTTAAAGCTGTCAGGGTTGATGGATTACATGCTTTATGACGCCAATGCCGCTAAAGTGCCCCTCGAGAAAGAATTAAACTATATCCATAACTACATTGACCTGGAGAAGATGCGCTATGGCAGCCGTGTGGATATCAGCTTTACCGAATCCGGAACTATACTTGGTACAAACATTGCGCCCATGATGCTGTTACCTTTTGTAGAAAATGCTTTTAAGCACGGCGTAAGTACCGAGACCGAAAACGCCTGGGTACGCATAGATGTGAAAGTGCAGCATGGCAAGCTGAGCCTGCGCGTAGAGAACTGCAAACATGGCGAAAAAGCCGAACGAACAGCTAAAGAAATGGCATCCGGCATTGGCCTGAAAAACGTGCAGCGTCGCCTGGAACTGCTTTATAAAGATGCCTACAGTTTAGAGATTGAAGACGAACCGGATGTATATGCTGTGCACCTGGAATTAGACCTTAGCGATAGAACCCATGAAGATTAG
- a CDS encoding TonB-dependent receptor: protein MKKFSYVLFLLFFISTSYTVRAQVTLSGFVQDASSGERLAGAIVNTGNIGTTTNTYGFYSLQVPQGTVQLQVRYLGYAPLHLSLKHVSADSTLTLKLQPLARQLQEVTVTAEKVTDLQQANRLSMRSSELKQLPRLMGEADLIKALQLMPGVQAGREGSSDFIVRGGSPDQNLILLDGVPVYNVAHLLGMFSVFNPDAIKSVDAIKGGFPAPYGGRLSSVVDVQLKEGNNQQFSGEGAVGLISSKLMLEGPIGNEKTSFLVAARRTYLDVLAAAAAAMSDETISNYNFYDLNAKINHTFSPSSRLYLSIYGGQDAYTDEQEFSISAAKEVQKYKMRWGNFTGALRWNHVFGPKLFSNTTLTYSQYHFAQQSEVESLQLNRSVNYDSGIKDWGGRMDFDYLPHDRHRVRFGGSYIFHTFRPEATTLQTDSLTFRTNSFETIRAHEFYTYADDRIQLGERLQASLGIHFSGFAVNGELYTSLQPRLALGYTSQKGVSVRASYATMAQYLHLLSNTSSGTPTDIWVPATDKVKPQRSWQATLGGATVMGQQWELTSDLYYKEMKDVAEFKDGADFISEFFRSGPETNFANFVAPPYQTRIVSGKGWSYGSEWMLRKRQGRTTGWLGYTLAWSWRQLDSINFNQKYPYTYDSRHSISVVANHQLTDKLSIGSSWVYRTGYVTTLPLASYKAYNEPIYQPGTSHPYIKTVDYLGERNNYRMPSYHRLDLSMTHTKKKKWGERSWNISVYNAYNRKNPYFMHLSQPSASSNGNSSRRLYQVSLFPVLPSVSYGFKF, encoded by the coding sequence ATGAAGAAGTTTTCTTATGTGCTGTTTCTGTTGTTTTTTATAAGTACCAGTTATACAGTACGGGCACAAGTAACACTGAGCGGCTTTGTACAGGATGCCAGTTCCGGCGAGCGGTTAGCCGGCGCAATAGTAAATACTGGAAATATTGGCACAACAACTAACACCTATGGCTTTTATAGTTTGCAGGTACCTCAGGGCACCGTGCAGTTGCAGGTGCGCTATTTAGGTTACGCTCCCCTTCATCTTTCGCTAAAACATGTTTCTGCAGATTCCACTCTTACCTTAAAGCTGCAGCCACTTGCCCGGCAACTACAGGAGGTAACCGTTACCGCTGAAAAAGTAACAGATCTGCAACAGGCTAATCGCCTTTCAATGCGCAGTTCTGAGTTAAAACAGCTACCTCGCCTGATGGGAGAGGCAGACCTGATCAAGGCCCTACAACTAATGCCAGGCGTACAGGCAGGTCGTGAGGGCTCATCAGACTTTATTGTGCGGGGCGGCAGTCCTGACCAGAATCTAATATTGCTGGATGGCGTGCCTGTATACAATGTGGCGCACCTTTTGGGAATGTTCTCTGTATTTAATCCTGATGCCATCAAGTCAGTAGATGCTATAAAGGGGGGCTTTCCGGCGCCTTATGGCGGCAGACTGTCGTCGGTAGTGGATGTACAGCTAAAAGAGGGCAACAACCAGCAATTTTCAGGAGAGGGCGCCGTAGGTTTAATCTCTTCTAAGCTGATGCTGGAGGGCCCGATCGGGAATGAGAAAACGTCGTTTCTGGTGGCGGCACGGCGCACATACCTCGATGTACTGGCAGCCGCCGCTGCAGCTATGAGCGACGAAACCATAAGCAACTATAACTTCTATGATCTCAATGCCAAAATAAACCATACATTCTCCCCCTCTAGCCGGTTATACCTGAGCATATATGGTGGGCAGGACGCTTATACTGATGAGCAGGAGTTTAGTATTTCGGCGGCAAAAGAAGTACAAAAATACAAAATGCGTTGGGGCAACTTCACTGGCGCCCTCCGATGGAACCATGTATTTGGCCCAAAGCTTTTCAGTAACACCACACTTACCTACAGCCAGTATCATTTCGCGCAACAGTCGGAGGTAGAAAGCCTGCAACTGAACCGCTCCGTTAACTATGACTCTGGAATCAAAGACTGGGGAGGCCGCATGGATTTTGATTACCTGCCCCACGACAGGCACCGGGTGCGGTTTGGCGGCAGCTACATATTCCATACATTCAGACCAGAAGCCACAACGCTCCAGACAGATAGCCTCACGTTCAGAACCAACTCATTTGAAACTATAAGGGCACACGAATTTTATACTTATGCCGATGACCGCATCCAGCTAGGCGAGCGCCTGCAGGCTAGCCTGGGCATACACTTCTCAGGATTTGCAGTAAACGGGGAGCTTTATACTTCGTTGCAGCCTCGCCTTGCACTCGGCTATACCTCACAAAAAGGCGTAAGTGTGCGCGCTTCTTACGCCACCATGGCACAGTACCTCCACCTGCTCAGTAACACCTCCTCCGGCACACCAACCGACATCTGGGTACCCGCCACAGACAAGGTGAAACCTCAACGTTCCTGGCAGGCTACGCTGGGCGGTGCTACTGTAATGGGGCAACAATGGGAGCTAACATCTGACTTATACTATAAAGAAATGAAGGATGTGGCCGAGTTTAAAGACGGCGCTGATTTTATAAGTGAGTTCTTCCGAAGCGGTCCCGAAACAAACTTCGCCAATTTTGTAGCGCCGCCCTACCAAACGCGTATTGTAAGCGGCAAAGGTTGGAGTTATGGTTCAGAGTGGATGCTGCGTAAGCGGCAGGGCCGCACCACCGGTTGGCTTGGGTATACCCTGGCTTGGTCGTGGCGACAACTGGACAGCATCAATTTCAACCAGAAGTACCCTTATACTTACGACAGCCGCCATAGCATTTCGGTAGTTGCCAACCATCAGCTTACCGATAAGCTGAGCATAGGTAGCAGCTGGGTATACCGCACCGGCTACGTTACCACATTACCGCTTGCAAGCTATAAAGCTTATAATGAGCCTATTTACCAACCAGGCACCAGCCACCCTTACATAAAGACAGTTGATTATCTTGGGGAGCGCAACAACTACCGAATGCCCTCTTACCACAGGCTGGACTTAAGCATGACGCACACTAAAAAGAAAAAATGGGGCGAGCGCAGTTGGAACATATCGGTTTATAATGCTTACAACCGTAAAAACCCATACTTCATGCACCTCAGCCAGCCTAGTGCCAGTTCTAATGGGAACTCCTCACGTCGACTCTACCAGGTATCACTCTTCCCCGTGCTGCCTTCGGTTAG